One Vallitalea longa DNA segment encodes these proteins:
- a CDS encoding site-2 protease family protein — protein sequence MEVIEFLIDIVISFVCAVIVVCVHEYPRIICYKYLVHPLYKKETKVSFNPIKYMDPFGIISFVFLGVGWQKPFSFNTGRLRDKKKGLISITLIGLLCNLLMMTIMIPIYFAVRGQNGYLDGFISSLMVYNLAIVIVNVLPVPPFDMVKIIQALNPQTYFKFVQYEKVIQALFILVLAAGVLSSITETVINSILNAII from the coding sequence ATGGAAGTAATAGAATTTCTAATAGACATAGTTATAAGTTTTGTTTGTGCAGTCATAGTTGTGTGTGTTCATGAATATCCTAGGATTATTTGCTATAAATATTTGGTTCACCCATTATACAAAAAAGAAACAAAGGTTTCATTTAATCCTATAAAATATATGGATCCTTTTGGGATAATATCATTTGTTTTTCTAGGAGTAGGATGGCAGAAACCTTTTAGTTTTAATACTGGAAGACTAAGAGATAAAAAGAAAGGTCTTATATCAATAACATTAATTGGGTTATTATGTAATTTATTAATGATGACAATAATGATACCCATTTATTTTGCAGTAAGAGGGCAAAATGGTTATTTAGATGGTTTTATAAGTTCTTTAATGGTCTATAATTTAGCAATCGTTATTGTTAATGTATTACCTGTACCGCCTTTTGATATGGTGAAGATAATTCAGGCATTAAATCCACAAACATACTTTAAATTTGTTCAATACGAGAAAGTGATTCAAGCATTATTTATATTAGTACTTGCAGCTGGAGTTTTAAGCAGTATTACAGAAACAGTTATAAATAGTATACTTAATGCAATTATTTAG
- a CDS encoding transglutaminase-like domain-containing protein — MKKGSDRYTYNLNSSNEELPLQMGNGEYTVGIYKKSDGNKYKLLTSSKVHIDSNKNAVFLASVQNVHWTSNSKAAILAKELTKNTKTDREKVEIIYDYIIDNVSYDYEKANNVSSKYLPSTSLTLSSEKGICYDYASLFAVMLRSINIPTKLIHGDSNFTSAYHAWNEVLVENEWIVVDTTVDASLKSEGLKVSFEKQSSDYNVKMVF, encoded by the coding sequence GTGAAAAAAGGTTCGGATAGATATACCTATAACCTTAATTCATCAAATGAAGAGCTACCATTACAGATGGGCAACGGTGAGTATACTGTAGGAATATATAAAAAATCAGATGGAAATAAATATAAATTATTAACATCTAGTAAAGTACATATTGATTCAAATAAGAATGCAGTATTCTTGGCAAGTGTTCAGAATGTACATTGGACAAGCAATTCAAAGGCAGCTATTCTAGCTAAAGAACTTACTAAAAACACCAAGACTGATAGAGAGAAAGTAGAGATTATCTACGATTATATTATTGATAATGTCTCATATGATTATGAAAAAGCAAATAATGTTAGTAGTAAATATTTACCTTCAACTAGCTTAACATTATCTAGTGAAAAAGGAATATGCTACGATTATGCTTCTCTATTTGCGGTTATGTTAAGAAGCATAAACATTCCAACAAAGCTTATTCATGGAGATAGTAATTTTACTTCTGCCTATCATGCTTGGAATGAAGTTCTTGTAGAAAATGAATGGATAGTTGTAGACACTACCGTGGATGCATCATTAAAATCAGAAGGTTTGAAAGTATCTTTTGAGAAACAATCTTCAGATTATAATGTTAAAATGGTATTTTAA